In Phycisphaerales bacterium, the sequence CGAGATCATCTTCATCTCCTCCACCGTGTCCTGCACGATGCGCCCGCCCTCCTCGGCCTGGTGGCGGGAGTCCCCCGCCGCCTTCGACGTGGCCTCGGACTTCTGCGCGACCTCCGTCGCCGACGCCGCCATCTCCTCGACGGCCGCCGACACCTGCGACGTCTGACGCTCCTGCTCGGTCAACCCAGCCGCCATCTCCTCCGCCGACGCGGCAATCTCCGTCGCCGCCGCCGCCACGGAGTTGGTTGAGTCGGCGACGGATCGGATTAGGCCGTGGAGTGTGCCCACGAACGTGTCGAACCAGTGGGCGAGTCGTCCGATCTCGTCGCCGCGATTCAGATTGATGCGTTGCGTGAGATCGCCATCACCCGTCGCGACATCCTTGATGCGCTCGATCAATCCATTGAGCGGGCGCGTCACCATGCGACGCAGCGCGAACACGAACCCGAACGCCGCCACCGCGATCGTGGGGACCGTCACCCACAACCCGTTGGTGATGAACCCGGCGACATGCGCGTCCGCCGTCGCGAGCGGCATCGAGACCTCGTACGCCCCGTGCGTGTCTCCGGGCTTCCACCCTTCCATAGCGAACCCCAACGGATCCTTCCCATCGAACTTCCCATTGGCGTCACGTTCGTCGTATCGCGCGGGATCGCCGTGGCACAGCATGCACGACTCGTCCAGCTTGATCGCCCGCATGTAGTGCAGCGTGTTCGTCTTTTCATCAATTCGGCCCAGCGACATCTCCCCCCCGCTCCTGGCCTGAGCCTCGAGATCCCGCAGCATCTCGGCCCGGAAGGTCCCGCTCGCCGGCTCGTTCTTGGGGTTGCGGGCCTCGAACGCCGCCACCTTGAAGTCGATGTGCTCGCGTTCCGCGGCCTTCCCCGCCGCCGTCCAACCGACGACCACGGGGATCGTCTCATAGAACCGCGTCTGGTCATACCCCTTGCCGTGCGAGACCTCCTCGAGCGCCTCAGCCAGGAGCGACTCGCCATCGAAGGCCTTTTCGCTCTGCAGACGCGACGCGTGATTCTTCGTCTCGTCAGCCACTGCCGTGAACGCCGCCGCCTTCTCCATCAGCGACGCCCGGGCGTCCTTCGCGTACCCGCGAACGAACACCACATAGTTCACCGCCACCGCGGCCACGATCGCCAGGACCGCCGGCGCCACGATCTTGATCGAGAGACCCATCGCCTTTTTTTCGTTGCTCTTTGAGATCGACATGGACCATCTCCAGGATTCGAGAGGAAGAGATCAGGATGCTCCCATTTCGACGAGACGCCGTCGGCTCTGAGCAGGAAGGATGGACAAGGCGGTGGTGGTGCCGAACGGACCCGCGGCCGGGGGATCGTGTCCGGCTCGAGAGACCACCCCCCACTCCTACTGTGGTCCGTGGCGACCAAGACCTTGCACACCAGATCGAAAGCGGCGCGCCCCGGGGATGAGAACGACTCAAGCGTGCCGCACGCCGGCGACGACGCGTCGTCCGCCATCCCCCGGCTTGTTGAGAGCCACGGCCCGCGCCTCTACGCGCTCGCCACACGCCTCTGCGGCCACGCCGCCGACGCCGAGGACATGGTCCAGGATGTCTTCCTCCAGGCCTACCGAAAGTGGCACACCTTCAAGGGCAACTCCAGCCCGGGGACATGGCTCTACGCGATCGCCGCACGCTCGTGCAAGGCCAGAATGCGTCGCAAAGGCGGCATCGATCGTCGCGTCCCGGCCATGTCGCAACTCTTGCCCTGGGGCGAGTCGCAGAATCTGACCTTCCCATCGAGCGACTCCGGCCAACCCGTCGAGGCCGCCATCGGGCGCGAGTCCGAAACCGCCGTCCATCAGGCGATCGTCTCCCTCCCCGAGCACTTCCGCGTGCCGCTGGTCCTCAAGGAGATGCTCGAACTCTCGATCGACGAGGTCGCCGAGGCACTTCGTGTCAAGCCCGAAACGATCAAGACCCGCGTGCACCGCGCGCGGCTGCTTCTTCGCAAGGCAATCATGAATCGCCAGCGGGTCCCCAAGCACGAGGCCGTCGAGCCGGTCTATGAGCGACAGGTCTGCCTCGATCTCCTCAAAGCAAAACTAGAGGCAATGGACCAGGGCCGCGGCTTTCCCATAGGCCAGTCGGTCGTTTGCGAACGCTGCCGATCGGTCTTTGCAGAACTGGACCTCGCCCAGAACACCTGCGCCCACCTCGCAGAAGGAACAATGCCCGCACGTGTGCGTGAGTCGATCCTTCGTGCCATCCACGATTCAGGCTCCAACTCGAAGAAATCGCACGAGACCAAAGCACGCTCGACTCGTACACCGCCGCGGCGGACGAACACGCGATCAGCATCCAATGGACGCTCCAAGAACCCGGCATCCACAGCCAAACGTGCCGCCCACTAACGTGTTGGACTACTTGGCCGCCGACTCTTTCGTGCGGCACGTATTGATCTTGAACGGGATGTATGCTGGGCAGATGGACAAGGCCGCCGTCAGTAGCATGACCACGCCCACGACGATCGCCACAATCCCGGCAATGCCGCCGCTCATGGCGTCGAAGTAAGTGAACGCGAGGACGAGGGCCACGATCCCCACGCCGAGACGCATCCCACGATCCATCGCCCCGACATTCTTGCACAGCGCCATATCGGCTCCTTTCGGGCGTAGGCCTTCGCCTCGCTCCCAAGATTGCATCGGCCAGAGGTGCTTGACGCCTCCACTCGCGGCCGTACACAATGCACCAACGCAGACAGGACTTTGAGTCTCCCCGGGGTCGTTCCGTTCCAGTCTTCTCGTGAATTTACCACGGGAGATCCAAGGTCCGCAATCATCGGAACCCCCCGGTTCCTTCCAGCCTCAAACACCCGAGCACCACCCCAATCACGGAGCACTCCTTGCCGATACCACCCCGTACGAAACGCTCATCTCGATGGCTGGTCCTGGGCTGCACCTCGCTGGCCTTCATCGCCGGCGTCGCCTTGCTCATGCTCTGGCTGATGGGCGCTTTCAAGCCAAAGGTGCCCAGCGACGGGCACGCCGGAGCCCGCGACCGATCTGTTCCCAAGGATGCCCAAATCGTCCAGATTGCCCGGGTCACAAGGCCACTCCTCGAGAGCGCTTCCGGCACGATCCAGCCCGTGCATCGTGTCGAGGTCGCCTCCCGAATCCTCGCACGCACCACGGCTGTGGACGCGATCGCTGGCATGAAAGTCAGCGTTGGACAGGTCCTTGTCCGCCTCGACGACGCCGACCTGAAACTCCGCCTCGCGCAAGCACAGTCCGCTGTGGAACAGGCCCGCACCACGCTCGACATGGCCACGTCGGAAGAGTCCAGACTCCAGGCGGCCTTCGACCGCGGTGCGATCGCCGACCTCGACATGGAACGCGCGCGCAACGCGAAGAAGTCCGCCGAGGCCTCCCTCGCTCGCGCCTCAGACGCCGAGCATGAAGCCACCACCGTGCTCGGCTACGCCACCATTACCAGCCCCATCGACGGCGTCATCGTGGACAAACGCGTCAACCTCGGCGACACGGTCGCGCCAGGCCAGGTCGTCGTCACCCTCCTCGACCCGACCCGCATGCAACTCGTCGCCAGCGTCCGTGAGTCGCTCACGAGCAACCTGAGCGTCGGCGGGAGCGTGACCGTCGCGCTCGACGCCCTTGGACACTCGTGCTCGGGACTGGTCAGCGAGATCGTCCCCGAATCCGACGAGACCAGCCGCACCTTCCAGGTGAAAGTAACTGGGCCTTGCCCCGAGGGGATCCGCGCGGGGATGTTCGGGCGATTGCTCATACCCGTTGGCGAAGAGTCGGTACTCCTGATTCCAAGGAGCGCTGTGCGATCCGTGGGACAACTCGATCTGGTGGACGCCATTGTGAGCGAGCGAGTGGAACGCCGGGCCGTCCGGCTCGGCCGCGTGTTCGAGGAGAGCGTGGAAGTCCTCGCCGGGCTTCGCGAGGGCGACGCGGTGCTCGCGCACTCCACGGAAGGAAAATAGGCCGCCATGACGACCACTCCGACGAGCACCACAACCGATGAACCCTCGCCCGCGCCCTCCGGCTGGATCAACGGCATCGTCCACGCCTTTCTCCACTCCAATCTCTCTCTGATCCTGCTGGTGATCTCGGTGGCGGTCGGGGCGGCGGCCCTGGTTATCACGCCTCGTGAGGAAGACCCGCAGATCGTCGTCCCGCTAGCGGATGTCTACGTAAGCGCCCCTGGCCTCTCCGCCCAGGAGGTTGAGCGGCTCGTCACAACACCCCTCGAACGGGTCCTCTACCAGATCGATGGCGTCGAGTACGTCTATTCAATGTCGCGAACGGACTCGGCGATCGTGACGGTGCGGTTTTACGTCGGACAGGACCGCGAGCGATCGCTCGTGCGACTCTTCAAGACACTGGAAGAGAGCAAGGACCTCGTCCCCCCCGGCGTAGCGGGCTGGGTGATGAAGCCCGTCGAGATCGACGACGTGCCTATCGTCACGCTCACCCTCCGCGCCCGCGATGGTGCCTCCGCCGACAGTTCGACGAGAGCCGATGAGCACACGCTGCGCCGCGTCGCCGAGGAGTTTGCGGCCAGACTCGCCTCGGTCGAGAACACCTCGCGTGTCACGATCGTCGGCGGACAGCCCCGGGTGATGACAGCATACATTGATCGCGAGGCTATCGCATCACGCGGCCTCTCGCTGCTCGAGGTCCAGGACGCACTCCGACTGTCGAACGCCTCGGTCCCTTCGGGCGATATCCAGCGTGACGACCTCGCGCTCACGATCCGCGCTGGACGAGTGATCCAGAATCGGACCGAACTGGAGAGCCTCGTCGTCGGCGTCGCGAACGACGCCCCGATCCTCCTCCGCGATGTCGCAAGGATCGAGGACGGCCCCGCCGAGCGATCGACATACGTCCGCCACGCCTGGGGACCGGCTCGTGGATTCGAAAGCCACTCCAGACACGCCGGCACAATCGTGGGCGAGTCGCACGAGAATGCCACCACCCCCGCCACATCACCGCACACCACGAGCGCCTCCGAATCCGTCCCCGCGGTCACCATTGCGATTGCCAAGAAGAAAGGGACCAACGCCGTCCATGTCGCCGACGCCGTGCTCAAAGAGGCCGAGCGTCTCCGCGCCGAGATCGTCCCCGACGTGATCGATCTGGTCGTCACTCGCAATAGCGGACAAACGGCGAACGAGAAGGTCTCCGAACTCGTCGAAGGACTCTGGGTCGCGATCCTGATCGTCGTCGCGCTCCTCACGCTGGGCCTGGGATGGCGAGAGTCGCTCGTCGTCGCCGTCGCCGTCCCCGTGGTCTTTGGTCTGACCCTCGCCGTGAACCTGCTCGCGGGATACACGATCAATCGCGTCACGCTCTTCGCGCTCATCCTGTCGCTCGGCCTGCTCGTGGACGATCCGATCGTGGACGTTGAGAATATCGCTCGCCACTTCGCGCTTCGTAAGAAAGCGACACGAGCCATCACGCTCGAGGCCGTCAGCGAGATCCGCCCGCCCCTGATCTCCGCGACGCTCGCCGTCATCGCCAGTTTCCTCCCGCTCTTCTTCATCACGGGGATGATGGGCCCCTACATGCGCCCGATGGCGCTCAACGTGCCCGTGACGATGCTGATGTCGATGGTCGTCGCCTTCACGATCACACCATGGCTCGCCTTCCATCTGCTCCGCAAGCGCCGCTGGGACCACGGCGCCCACGGCGCCAACCACGCCGACGAGTTCGCCATGGCGCGGGAGAGCACGGCGTATCGCCTCCTCTCGGCACTCCTTCGCCCGCTCCTCGAGTCCCGCCGACTGGGCTGGACGTTCCTCGCTGCGGTCGCTGTGCTCACCGCGGCTGCCGCCATGCTCGCTGCCTTCCGCCAGGTCCCGCTCAAAATGCTCCCCTTCGATAACAAGGCCGAGATCCTCGTGCAGATCGACGCGGACGAGGGCACACCGCTCGAAACTACCGACGCCGCC encodes:
- a CDS encoding methyl-accepting chemotaxis protein produces the protein MSISKSNEKKAMGLSIKIVAPAVLAIVAAVAVNYVVFVRGYAKDARASLMEKAAAFTAVADETKNHASRLQSEKAFDGESLLAEALEEVSHGKGYDQTRFYETIPVVVGWTAAGKAAEREHIDFKVAAFEARNPKNEPASGTFRAEMLRDLEAQARSGGEMSLGRIDEKTNTLHYMRAIKLDESCMLCHGDPARYDERDANGKFDGKDPLGFAMEGWKPGDTHGAYEVSMPLATADAHVAGFITNGLWVTVPTIAVAAFGFVFALRRMVTRPLNGLIERIKDVATGDGDLTQRINLNRGDEIGRLAHWFDTFVGTLHGLIRSVADSTNSVAAAATEIAASAEEMAAGLTEQERQTSQVSAAVEEMAASATEVAQKSEATSKAAGDSRHQAEEGGRIVQDTVEEMKMISGEVTSSADSVLDLGKKSEQIGAIIGVINEIADQTNLLALNAAIEAARAGEHGRGFAVVADEVRKLAERTTKATEEVAQSIKEIQNGTGEAVQQIQAGSGRVSKGVDLVNSAGGALAKILDGSRNVVEMVSSIAAAATEQSAATEEIARSVQQISAVTRESNQGANQAAQAAQNLSQNAEQLRAIVGKFKV
- a CDS encoding RNA polymerase sigma factor, producing MPHAGDDASSAIPRLVESHGPRLYALATRLCGHAADAEDMVQDVFLQAYRKWHTFKGNSSPGTWLYAIAARSCKARMRRKGGIDRRVPAMSQLLPWGESQNLTFPSSDSGQPVEAAIGRESETAVHQAIVSLPEHFRVPLVLKEMLELSIDEVAEALRVKPETIKTRVHRARLLLRKAIMNRQRVPKHEAVEPVYERQVCLDLLKAKLEAMDQGRGFPIGQSVVCERCRSVFAELDLAQNTCAHLAEGTMPARVRESILRAIHDSGSNSKKSHETKARSTRTPPRRTNTRSASNGRSKNPASTAKRAAH
- a CDS encoding DUF2892 domain-containing protein codes for the protein MALCKNVGAMDRGMRLGVGIVALVLAFTYFDAMSGGIAGIVAIVVGVVMLLTAALSICPAYIPFKINTCRTKESAAK
- a CDS encoding efflux RND transporter periplasmic adaptor subunit, translating into MPIPPRTKRSSRWLVLGCTSLAFIAGVALLMLWLMGAFKPKVPSDGHAGARDRSVPKDAQIVQIARVTRPLLESASGTIQPVHRVEVASRILARTTAVDAIAGMKVSVGQVLVRLDDADLKLRLAQAQSAVEQARTTLDMATSEESRLQAAFDRGAIADLDMERARNAKKSAEASLARASDAEHEATTVLGYATITSPIDGVIVDKRVNLGDTVAPGQVVVTLLDPTRMQLVASVRESLTSNLSVGGSVTVALDALGHSCSGLVSEIVPESDETSRTFQVKVTGPCPEGIRAGMFGRLLIPVGEESVLLIPRSAVRSVGQLDLVDAIVSERVERRAVRLGRVFEESVEVLAGLREGDAVLAHSTEGK
- a CDS encoding efflux RND transporter permease subunit, with the protein product MTTTPTSTTTDEPSPAPSGWINGIVHAFLHSNLSLILLVISVAVGAAALVITPREEDPQIVVPLADVYVSAPGLSAQEVERLVTTPLERVLYQIDGVEYVYSMSRTDSAIVTVRFYVGQDRERSLVRLFKTLEESKDLVPPGVAGWVMKPVEIDDVPIVTLTLRARDGASADSSTRADEHTLRRVAEEFAARLASVENTSRVTIVGGQPRVMTAYIDREAIASRGLSLLEVQDALRLSNASVPSGDIQRDDLALTIRAGRVIQNRTELESLVVGVANDAPILLRDVARIEDGPAERSTYVRHAWGPARGFESHSRHAGTIVGESHENATTPATSPHTTSASESVPAVTIAIAKKKGTNAVHVADAVLKEAERLRAEIVPDVIDLVVTRNSGQTANEKVSELVEGLWVAILIVVALLTLGLGWRESLVVAVAVPVVFGLTLAVNLLAGYTINRVTLFALILSLGLLVDDPIVDVENIARHFALRKKATRAITLEAVSEIRPPLISATLAVIASFLPLFFITGMMGPYMRPMALNVPVTMLMSMVVAFTITPWLAFHLLRKRRWDHGAHGANHADEFAMARESTAYRLLSALLRPLLESRRLGWTFLAAVAVLTAAAAMLAAFRQVPLKMLPFDNKAEILVQIDADEGTPLETTDAATRRIESLLTALPEVTDTTAYVGTASPMDFNGLVRHYYLRSMPHQAEIRVNLVGKKSRSTASHTLGLRERDAITAIAHDAGVSVKIVELPPGPPVIDTIAAEVYGRDGMDYASLCDAALLVRDRLALEPGVVEPDSTVEAASQELTFIPDQEKAALSGVSVMDIAQTVRGAISGLEVGVVHDQSERQPFAILARLPMHERSSIEDLSRIQVRSSANPKAPLVPLAEIGRWERRPAEQTIYHKNLQRVAYVFAETAGRPPADVIVDVMADHAKTAAPTKAALQTGGWLDSTQPRSLTGRSHLIRGGGIPWSTTSGTHVVWSGEGEWKITLDVFRDLGLAFAAALVMIYVILVAQTKSFVIPVVVMLSIPLTMVGIMPGFWLLGLLTGKTVGGFADPVFFTATAMIGMIALSGIVTRQSIILVDFIHLSIRRGRPFLDAVLEAGAVRLRPILLVVAAAMLSAIPITIDPIFSGLAWSLIFGLIASTIFTLFVIPLVYWMLYKNVQGHGAGVEAD